The following are from one region of the Planctomycetota bacterium genome:
- a CDS encoding 7-carboxy-7-deazaguanine synthase QueE gives MTNLAYMNAGTALNTANIFSIFASVQGEGIYVGVPQIFIRFTGCNIRCGYCDTAEALTPQAIARVEATPFSGNMTLLSNPLSIEVIAGHVKGMNDSFNGFHSIALTGGEPLVSNGFLKKLLPALKGTGLRIFLETNGTLPEKLEEMIEMVDIVSMDIKIPSSMQNGTIDWNKTKAFLEIASRKDCYVKIIIDDKIQEEELKKAGDLAASINPDMPVVIQPVSSGSNGKSGSCVSLKKLADAYGILRAVLSDVRIIPQVHKLAGWN, from the coding sequence ATGACTAATTTAGCATATATGAATGCAGGGACTGCTTTGAATACCGCCAATATTTTCAGCATTTTCGCTTCTGTCCAGGGAGAAGGCATTTATGTAGGAGTCCCCCAAATATTCATACGTTTTACCGGATGCAATATCCGATGCGGTTATTGCGATACGGCAGAGGCGCTTACGCCGCAGGCGATTGCCCGGGTTGAGGCAACGCCGTTTTCCGGAAATATGACGCTGTTATCAAACCCGCTTTCAATCGAAGTGATTGCCGGCCATGTAAAAGGGATGAATGATAGTTTTAACGGATTTCATTCGATCGCGTTGACCGGCGGAGAGCCCTTGGTCAGCAACGGGTTTCTGAAGAAGCTTTTACCGGCACTTAAGGGGACCGGGTTAAGGATATTCCTGGAAACCAACGGGACATTACCGGAAAAGTTGGAAGAAATGATAGAAATGGTGGATATTGTTTCAATGGATATAAAAATACCGTCCAGTATGCAGAACGGAACGATTGATTGGAATAAAACCAAGGCGTTCTTGGAAATTGCCTCCAGGAAAGATTGTTACGTGAAAATAATTATAGACGATAAAATCCAGGAGGAGGAATTAAAGAAAGCGGGCGATTTGGCGGCAAGTATCAATCCGGATATGCCGGTGGTAATACAACCGGTTTCTTCAGGCAGTAACGGGAAAAGCGGCAGTTGCGTTTCCCTGAAGAAACTTGCCGATGCCTACGGCATTTTACGGGCAGTGCTGAGCGATGTGCGGATAATACCGCAGGTCCATAAACTGGCCGGATGGAATTAA
- the pabB gene encoding aminodeoxychorismate synthase component I gives MLKMVSQDLQYPPSREELIDQMYYHSYPFFLESLMENPSFGRYSYYGSDPFLVLKSKGMRITVIKSNKVIHKTGNPFSELKEILKTYRLESAPLGEETAPFIGGGVGYMGYDLCHFVEKLPNTAKDDLGFPDMFFAFYNQLIVHDHLKNKMTLVRLVAADNSISKPICMSMTGRRFRIKETMPTKFVSNFSRADYLRAVKEAKEYIAAGDIYQVNLSQRFKTDFYGSPLHLYKKLSKINPAPFSAFLRPNPWQIVMSSSPERFLKVKDGVVETRPIKGTRPRGKTKSEDNKLKKALLESEKDNAELAMIVDLERNDLGRVCKYGSVKVTNARELESYQTVHHLVATVKGELSPDKDVVDLIKASFPGGSITGAPKIRAMEIIDELEPTARGPYTGALGWIGFDGTMDLSIAIRILLVDTPLNQTINKVYYQVGGGIVADSVPEAEYKETLDKGRALERALIESQNS, from the coding sequence ATGCTGAAAATGGTTTCACAGGATTTGCAATATCCCCCTTCAAGGGAAGAGCTGATAGACCAGATGTATTATCATTCCTATCCGTTTTTCCTGGAAAGCCTGATGGAGAATCCATCGTTCGGCAGGTATTCATATTATGGGTCAGACCCGTTTCTGGTTTTGAAGTCCAAGGGAATGCGGATTACGGTTATCAAGTCGAATAAAGTAATCCATAAAACCGGTAATCCTTTTAGTGAGCTGAAGGAAATACTGAAAACATACAGGCTGGAATCCGCGCCCTTGGGTGAAGAGACGGCTCCGTTTATCGGCGGCGGGGTAGGTTATATGGGTTACGACCTGTGCCATTTTGTGGAGAAACTTCCGAACACGGCGAAAGACGACCTGGGTTTTCCGGATATGTTTTTCGCCTTTTACAATCAACTGATTGTCCATGACCACCTGAAAAACAAGATGACTCTGGTCAGATTGGTGGCCGCGGATAATTCAATCTCCAAGCCAATCTGCATGAGCATGACCGGCCGCCGGTTCAGGATTAAGGAGACGATGCCGACCAAGTTCGTATCCAATTTCAGCCGGGCGGATTATTTGAGGGCGGTAAAGGAAGCCAAAGAGTATATCGCAGCGGGTGATATTTACCAGGTCAATCTTTCCCAGCGGTTCAAGACGGATTTTTACGGTTCGCCTTTACATCTATATAAGAAGCTGAGCAAGATTAACCCGGCGCCTTTCAGCGCGTTTCTTAGGCCGAATCCGTGGCAGATTGTTATGAGCTCTTCCCCGGAGCGGTTCCTGAAGGTGAAAGACGGAGTGGTCGAAACCAGGCCGATAAAGGGAACCAGGCCGCGCGGGAAGACAAAGAGCGAAGATAATAAATTGAAGAAAGCGCTTTTGGAAAGCGAGAAAGATAATGCGGAGCTTGCCATGATTGTGGATTTGGAGCGTAATGACCTGGGCCGGGTGTGCAAATACGGCTCGGTCAAAGTGACAAATGCAAGAGAGTTGGAAAGCTACCAAACGGTGCATCACTTAGTGGCAACCGTAAAGGGGGAACTGTCGCCTGATAAGGATGTAGTCGATTTAATCAAGGCGTCGTTTCCGGGCGGTTCGATTACCGGCGCGCCGAAGATACGGGCGATGGAAATAATAGACGAACTGGAACCGACCGCGCGCGGGCCTTATACGGGCGCTTTGGGCTGGATAGGGTTCGACGGCACGATGGATTTATCCATTGCCATAAGAATTTTACTTGTAGATACACCCCTTAATCAGACGATAAATAAAGTATATTATCAGGTCGGCGGCGGTATTGTTGCCGATTCTGTGCCTGAAGCCGAATATAAAGAAACGCTGGATAAAGGCAGGGCTCTGGAGAGGGCATTAATTGAAAGCCAGAACAGCTGA
- a CDS encoding DEAD/DEAH box helicase has protein sequence MNPEEIFSPNGLISKKMPGYETRPQQVEMFKAVVKAINESQHLMVEAGTGVGKTFAYLIPAIAYACSARETREDTAEGINSQAVVISTHTINLQEQIFHKDLPLLKDILGVPFTSALVKGRNNYLCLRRLNRAANYQSELFETSLELEELSRLKEWSAKTKEGSLSDISWTPSDKVWSEVSCERDNCSGKKCTYYRQCFYRLARNAVWNADIIVVNHALLLMDALMREEENNILPNYDVAIIDEAHRLESVAQSHLGLDISNYRVNYLLNSIYNPRTNKGLLSFIPPKITPLRRCKESLQSARDAAECFFNSIIEWYENEAPENGRVRKKDFVPNPLSAELSRLHFDLKELKDELLKKKNMKGARKFDETELNAFLIRTASLALELENFVKQSDVSECEDSPSVNTTNTPNGVYWIEKRKSRFNRPNIILKSAPVSVAESLKKILFGRLKSVVLTSATLATAQKDGLGYLKKILGIEKTGEVILGSPFDYQKQVRMFLTRDMPDPNDKASFLPMAGERIMKYLNLSKGSAFVLFTSYDLMNRMYEHLYPELEKAGMAAYLQGKDLPRHKMLEEFKNRVGSVIFGADSFWQGVDVPGAALENIIITKLPFPVPSEPVVEAKIEKMEREGIDSFMGYFLPEAIIKLRQGFGRLIRTKTDKGMVVILDNRVVTKQYGRFFINALPKCETIVE, from the coding sequence ATGAATCCTGAAGAAATATTCTCACCCAACGGACTCATTTCCAAGAAGATGCCCGGCTACGAAACGCGGCCACAACAGGTCGAAATGTTCAAGGCGGTCGTCAAGGCAATTAACGAATCACAACACTTGATGGTCGAGGCAGGCACCGGAGTGGGCAAGACCTTTGCCTACCTTATTCCCGCTATCGCCTATGCCTGCTCTGCCAGGGAAACACGTGAAGACACCGCAGAAGGTATTAACAGCCAAGCAGTCGTCATCTCCACACATACCATTAATCTCCAGGAACAGATTTTCCATAAAGACCTGCCTCTCTTAAAAGATATTCTTGGCGTTCCTTTTACCTCGGCACTGGTCAAAGGGCGCAATAATTATCTGTGCCTCAGGCGACTTAACCGCGCCGCCAATTACCAATCCGAACTCTTCGAGACTTCTCTTGAACTGGAGGAGCTCTCCCGATTAAAGGAATGGTCAGCCAAGACCAAGGAAGGCAGCCTCTCCGATATCAGCTGGACGCCTTCGGACAAGGTCTGGTCAGAGGTCTCCTGCGAGCGCGATAACTGCTCCGGGAAGAAATGCACTTATTACCGCCAATGCTTTTACCGGCTGGCGAGGAACGCCGTCTGGAACGCCGATATCATCGTCGTCAACCACGCGCTCCTTCTTATGGACGCCCTGATGCGCGAGGAGGAAAACAACATCCTCCCGAATTACGACGTGGCGATAATAGACGAGGCCCACCGGCTGGAAAGCGTCGCCCAGAGCCATTTAGGGCTGGATATCTCCAACTACCGCGTTAATTATTTGCTTAATTCCATCTATAACCCGCGGACGAATAAGGGATTGCTCTCATTTATCCCTCCCAAGATTACGCCGTTAAGGCGCTGCAAGGAATCGCTCCAATCCGCGCGCGATGCCGCGGAATGCTTCTTCAATTCGATTATCGAGTGGTATGAAAACGAGGCGCCGGAAAACGGCCGCGTCAGGAAAAAGGATTTTGTCCCCAATCCCCTCTCCGCCGAACTCTCCCGTCTCCACTTCGACCTGAAAGAACTCAAAGACGAACTCTTGAAGAAGAAAAATATGAAGGGGGCACGGAAATTTGATGAAACAGAACTGAACGCGTTCCTTATACGCACCGCATCGCTGGCACTGGAACTGGAAAACTTTGTGAAGCAATCAGACGTGAGCGAGTGCGAAGACTCTCCCTCGGTGAATACAACAAATACTCCGAATGGAGTCTATTGGATAGAAAAGCGGAAGTCCCGTTTTAACCGCCCGAACATCATCCTGAAAAGCGCCCCGGTCTCTGTGGCGGAAAGCCTGAAAAAGATTCTCTTCGGGAGATTAAAAAGCGTGGTACTCACCAGCGCGACCTTGGCAACTGCGCAAAAGGACGGGCTGGGGTATCTCAAGAAAATACTCGGGATAGAAAAGACCGGGGAAGTGATTCTCGGCTCGCCCTTTGATTACCAGAAGCAGGTCAGGATGTTCCTGACGCGTGACATGCCGGACCCGAATGACAAGGCATCGTTCCTGCCGATGGCGGGAGAGCGGATAATGAAATACCTCAATCTTTCCAAAGGAAGCGCCTTTGTCCTTTTTACGAGCTATGACCTCATGAACCGGATGTATGAGCATCTTTATCCGGAGCTGGAAAAAGCCGGGATGGCGGCATATCTGCAGGGCAAGGACCTGCCGCGTCACAAGATGCTGGAGGAATTCAAGAACCGGGTCGGCTCGGTCATCTTCGGGGCGGACAGCTTCTGGCAGGGTGTGGATGTGCCGGGCGCGGCATTGGAAAATATTATTATCACCAAGCTCCCTTTCCCAGTGCCTTCCGAACCGGTGGTCGAGGCGAAGATAGAGAAGATGGAGCGTGAGGGAATAGATTCTTTCATGGGCTATTTCCTGCCGGAGGCGATAATCAAGCTGAGGCAGGGATTCGGGAGATTAATTAGGACCAAGACGGATAAGGGCATGGTTGTGATACTGGATAATAGAGTGGTCACCAAGCAGTATGGCAGATTCTTCATTAATGCCCTTCCCAAGTGTGAAACCATTGTAGAATAA
- a CDS encoding trypsin-like peptidase domain-containing protein, translated as MTTKLQVTSSKLKVGRLLIILITGILCIGVTAWATKPAELPSGVTIIKPMDKANNPYQKEYDEMLAPTVMIETLTGCGSGVVIPSSIVQQLNSSKETYILTAAHVVGKYAKVEVTFYNYDNSTFNIITASVVMTDTSKDLALLRVLCDLSGEKIYPAKLAKRDYKPYLFAEVWVVGCSLGLDPRPSFGHLCALAVDSWEVSAPVLPGNSGGPVYAKRSAVPSNDGNAYQYELIGIAVWVRLYGDQLITTMAGIVPISEIYNFLDQRTKEPKDERTLNSSSVFPFLSSSVRQSDASRCLSVSMRGREMYRRIDKLMKYPYPTETGSGPGTFGRDDRTCLICRVGTFGDTTMSTVKLWIKLAVNPLTTAVPKMAELWANGLSNNADKLIDRIKTTIPDEITYLSRIAEPAEQEFRKVLDPAFISRKGKNKNRINATQAYKIKQAWARYLKNLEYMFENVDGVAAKRFKDKVQASKDAYADRLSETTLALTGVKALESGPARIAVFWLSGDSKAKGLMRAADQYVAASEPFNVTTMEKRNSLRSLLFARLIQGGITIIHAGMGMPVITEVNTLLNSLVQGMIDPMLGLESFTPGGASHVDFIKDNGQLFLEVKVSQV; from the coding sequence TCCTGATAATACTTATTACAGGAATCCTATGTATCGGAGTTACCGCCTGGGCGACTAAGCCTGCGGAACTTCCTTCCGGCGTTACCATTATAAAGCCAATGGATAAAGCCAATAACCCATATCAAAAGGAATACGATGAAATGCTTGCACCTACAGTTATGATTGAAACGCTGACGGGATGCGGAAGCGGGGTTGTAATTCCGAGTTCAATAGTTCAACAGCTTAATAGTTCAAAAGAAACTTACATATTAACGGCTGCTCATGTAGTGGGGAAATACGCCAAAGTTGAAGTTACATTTTACAATTACGATAATTCTACATTTAACATAATTACGGCATCCGTAGTAATGACAGATACTTCCAAAGACTTAGCCCTTCTTCGTGTTCTTTGTGACCTTAGTGGTGAAAAGATTTATCCAGCGAAGTTGGCAAAGAGGGATTACAAGCCATATCTATTTGCAGAAGTTTGGGTGGTTGGATGTTCTTTAGGATTAGACCCCAGGCCTTCTTTTGGTCATCTTTGCGCCTTAGCGGTCGATTCTTGGGAAGTCTCTGCACCTGTTCTACCTGGGAATTCGGGCGGGCCTGTATATGCGAAGCGAAGCGCCGTCCCGTCTAATGACGGGAACGCCTACCAATATGAGTTAATCGGTATTGCTGTGTGGGTCAGGCTGTATGGCGACCAGTTAATAACTACCATGGCGGGAATAGTTCCTATCTCGGAAATATACAATTTCCTCGACCAAAGGACTAAAGAACCGAAGGACGAAAGGACATTAAATAGTTCTTCCGTTTTTCCGTTCCTCAGTTCTTCTGTTCGTCAATCAGACGCATCGAGGTGTCTTTCCGTTAGCATGCGCGGAAGGGAGATGTATCGGCGGATAGATAAATTAATGAAGTATCCCTACCCGACAGAAACAGGAAGTGGCCCCGGCACCTTCGGCCGGGACGACCGAACATGTTTAATCTGTAGGGTCGGGACCTTCGGGGATACTACCATGAGTACAGTAAAACTATGGATAAAGCTGGCCGTAAACCCGCTGACGACTGCCGTGCCTAAGATGGCTGAACTTTGGGCGAATGGTCTGTCCAACAATGCGGACAAGCTGATTGACCGCATTAAGACGACTATCCCGGATGAAATCACCTATCTTTCACGGATTGCCGAACCTGCGGAACAGGAATTCCGGAAAGTGCTTGACCCTGCTTTTATCAGCCGTAAAGGCAAAAACAAGAACAGGATAAATGCCACACAGGCTTATAAAATCAAGCAGGCATGGGCAAGGTATCTGAAGAATCTTGAATATATGTTTGAGAACGTTGACGGCGTCGCCGCCAAGAGGTTTAAAGACAAAGTTCAGGCTTCCAAAGATGCTTATGCCGACAGGTTAAGCGAAACCACGCTTGCCTTGACAGGCGTTAAGGCATTGGAATCCGGTCCGGCAAGGATAGCGGTGTTCTGGTTATCAGGCGACTCAAAAGCCAAAGGGCTGATGAGAGCCGCTGACCAGTACGTTGCCGCGAGCGAACCTTTTAACGTCACCACGATGGAAAAGAGGAATTCGCTCAGGTCTTTGTTATTCGCTCGCCTGATTCAGGGAGGGATAACAATCATCCATGCGGGAATGGGGATGCCGGTCATAACGGAAGTCAATACCCTCTTGAACTCGCTTGTTCAGGGGATGATTGACCCGATGTTAGGGCTGGAAAGCTTTACTCCAGGCGGAGCAAGCCACGTTGACTTTATCAAGGATAACGGACAGTTGTTCTTGGAGGTAAAAGTCAGTCAGGTGTAA